Part of the Burkholderia humptydooensis genome, TTGCAGCGCCAGGGCGCCGGCTCCTTGGAGTGACGGACTCATGGATACGTCCAGCATCAACGCCCAGAGCATCTTCGACGACAACGCAGCCATGCTGAAGCTCAGTTGGCTGACGGGGCATGAAGGCTGGGAACGCGGCTTTTCCGCCGACACGGTGGCGAACGCGACGTCGAGCGCCGATCTCGTCGGCCACCTGAACCTGATCCACCCGAACCGGATCCAGGTGCTCGGCGAGGCCGAGATCGACTACTACCAGCGCCAGACCGACGAAGACCGCTCGCGCCACATGGCCGAGCTGATCGCGCTCGAGCCGCCGTTTCTCGTCGTCGCGGGCGGCGCCGCCGCGCCGCCCGAGCTCGTCCTGCGCTGCACTCGCTCGTCGACGCCGCTCTTCACGACGCCGATGTCGGCCGCCGCGGTGATCGACAGCCTGCGCCTGTACATGTCGCGCATCCTCGCGCCGCGCGCGACGCTGCACGGCGTGTTCCTCGACATCCTCGGGATGGGCGTGCTGCTGACGGGCGATTCGGGCCTCGGCAAGAGCGAGCTCGGCCTCGAGCTGATCAGCCGCGGCCACGGGCTCGTCGCCGACGACGCGGTCGACTTCGTTCGACTTGGCCCCGATTTCGTCGAAGGGCGCTGCCCGCCGCTGTTGCAGAACCTGCTCGAAGTGCGCGGCCTGGGCCTTCTCGACATCAAGACGATCTTCGGCGAAACCGCGGTGCGCCGGAAGATGAAGCTCAAGCTGATCGTCCAGCTCGTGCGCCGGCCCGACGGCGAGTTCCAGCGGCTGCCGCTCGAAAGCCAGACCGTCGACGTGCTCGGCCTGCCGATCAGCAAGGTGACGATCCAGGTCGCGGCGGGCCGCAACCTCGCGGTGCTCGTCGAGGCGGCGGTGCGCAACACGATCCTGCAACTGCGCGGCATCGACACGCTGCGCGATTTCATGGATCGCCAGCGCCTCGCGATGCAGGACCCGGACAGCCAGTTCCCCGGCAAGCTCGTGTAACCCGCGCCGGCCTCGCGCCCGCCACGCTCGCGCAACGAGCCGGTGCTATGATGAAACGACAGGATTTCCTCTTTCCATGCGCATTGTCCTCATCACCGGCATCTCCGGCTCAGGCAAGTCCGTCGCGCTGAACGCGCTCGAGGACGCGGGCTACTATTGCGTCGACAACCTGCCGCCGCACGTGCTGCCCGAGCTCGCCCGCTACCTCGCGAACGAAGGCCAGAACCGGCTCGCCGTCGCGATCGACGCGCGCTCGAGCGCGTCGCTCGACGAAATGCCGGGCCTCATCCGCGCGCTGTCGCGCGAGCACGACGTGCGCGTGCTGTTCCTGAACGCGAGCACGCAGGCGCTGATCCAGCGCTTCTCCGAGACGCGCCGCCGCCATCCGCTGTCGGGCTCGCCGTCGCACGACGCGGACGTCGGCCTTCTCGTGTCGCTCGAAGAGGCGATCGAGCGCGAGCGCGACCTCGTCGCGCCGCTCGCCGAATTCGGCCATCAGATCGACACGAGCAATCTGCGCGCGAACGTGCTGCGCACGTGGGTCAAGCGCTTCATCGAGCAGAAGAACGACGATCTCGTGCTGATGTTCGAATCGTTCGGCTTCAAGCGCGGCGTGCCGCTCGACGCCGATTTCATGTTCGACGTGCGCGCGCTGCCGAACCCGTATTACGACCACGAGCTGCGCCCGCTCACCGGGGTCGACCAGCCGGTCGTCGCGTTTCTCGACGCGCTGCCCGTCGTCCATCAGATGCTCGACGACATCGAGTCGTTTCTCGTCAAGTGGCTGCCGCATTTCCGCGAGGACAACCGCAGCTACCTGACGGTCGCGATCGGCTGCACGGGCGGCCAGCATCGGTCGGTGTTTCTCGCGGAGACGCTCGCCGCGCGTCTGTCGCGGCAGGCCAACGTGATCGTGCGGCATCGTGACGCGCCCGTCGCCGTGGACGCGTCGTCGCGGCTCGTGACCTAGCGCCGCTCACTTTTCCCGGGCCCGCCATGTCCTCTCTGTCGACCACGCTCATCGATTTGCCGCTCTTCCCGCTGCATACGGTGTTGTTCCCGGGCGGGCTGCTGCCACTGAAAGTCTTCGAGGCGCGTTATCTGGACATGGCGCGCGCATGCCTGCGCGACGACGCGCCGTTCGGCGTGTGCCTGCTGAAGAGCGGCCCGGAAGTCGCTCAGGAAGGCGAAGTATCGGTGCCCGAAACGATCGGCTGCATGGCGCGGATCATCGAATGCGATACCGGCGAATTCGGCATGCTGTTGCTGCGCACGATCGGCACGCAGCGCTTCGAGCTGCTGTCGCACCGGGTCGAGGCGAACGGCCTGCTCGTCGGCATCGCGGAGCCGATGCAGGACGACATCCCGCTCGAAGGCGACGACGCGCTCGCGCAGTTCGGCGCGTGCGCGGAGGCGCTCGACCGGATCGTCGAAGTGCTGCGCAAATCCGAAGCCGAGCTGCCGTTCGCGGAGCCGTTTCGGTTCGACGACCCTACGTGGGTGTCGAACCGGCTCGCCGAAGTGCTGCCGCTCGATCTGCGCGCGCGGCAGAAGCTGATGGAATTCCCCGATGTCGGCGCGCGCATCGATGCGGTTCATCGGGAGTTGAATCGTCACGGGTGGTTGTAGGCGCGCCGCGCCGGAAACGGCGGCGCCATTCGCTTCCACTTCGGCCCCCGCGCGGCCACCCCGCCTGCCGCAGTTGCAGCGCCTACAGCAACGACCCGCTCAACCCGTCGAGCAATTTGCGCACGGGCGCGGGCACGCCGTACGCGTCGAGCTTGTGGAGCGCGACCCATGCGGTCTCGTCGTCGGCCGCTTGCAACGCGCCGCCCGCTGCGCCGTCGAGCTCGGCGAGCCGCGGCTCGATCTCGAGCTTGAAATGCGTGAACGTATGCGTGAACGGCGCGAGCGGCACGAGCGCCGCGCCGCCGAATTCGCGCGCGCGCCGCGCGAGCGCCGCGTCGCCGTCCGCTTCGGGCAGGCTCCATAAGCCGCCCCAGATGCCCGCGGGCGGGCGCCGCTGCAACAGCACCGCGTCGCCGTCGCGCAGCACGAGCATCCACGTGCGGCGCGTCGGCACCGCCTTCTTCGGGCGCGCGGCGGGCAGCTCGCGCTGCCGGCCGCTGCGATCGGCAACGCAATCGCCCGCGAACGGGCAGCGCGCGCAATCGGGCTTGCCGCGCACGCAAAGCGTTGCGCCGAGATCCATCAGGCCCTGCGTGTACGCCGTGACGTCGGCCTGTTCGGCCACATCCGGCAAGAGCGCCTCGGCGAGCGCCCACATCTCGTTCTCGACGCGCTTGTCGCCCGGAAAGCCTTCGACGCCGAACACGCGCGCGAGCACCCGCTTCACGTTGCCGTCGAGGATCGTCGCGCGCGCGCCGAACGCGAACGACGCGATCGCCGCGGCCGTCGAGCGGCCGATGCCCGGCAGCTCGGCGAGCGCTTCGGGCGAGCCCGGGAACGCGCCGCCGTGCAGCTCGACGACCGCCTGCGCGCAGCGGTGCAGATTGCGCGCGCGCGAGTAGTAGCCGAGCCCGGCCCAAAGCGCCATCACGTCGTCGATCGGCGCGGCCGCGAGCGCGGCGACGTCCGGATAACGCTCGAGAAAGCGCACGTAGTACGGCACGACGGTCGACACCTGCGTCTGCTGCAACATGATCTCCGACAGCCAGATCCGGTACGGATCGCGGGTGTTCTGCCACGGCAGGCCGTGGCGGCCGTGCTTGCGCTGCCAGGCGATCAGCGTCGGCGCGAAGGCCGCGTGAAGCGGCGTGATGATGGGCGGCGCGGGAGGAATGCGGGGCGGTTTCAAGTTCTTAACGCTGACAATTCGGACAGAAATAGGTGGATCGCTGCCCCTGGACGATCTGGCGGATCGCCGCGCCGCAGACGCGGCACGGCTCGCCCGCGCGATCGTAGACGAAGCAGTCGAGCTGGAAATAGCCGCTCTCGCCGTTGCTGCCGACGAAGTCGCGCAGCGTGCTGCCGCCGCGCTCGATCGCGGCGGCGAGCGTCGCGCGCACCGCGTCGGCGAGCCGCTCGTAGCGCGGCAGCGATACGCGCCCCGCCGCCGTGGTCGGCCGGATGCCGGCGCGAAAGAGGCTTTCGGACGCATAGATGTTGCCGACGCCGACGACGATGTCGCCCGCGAGCAGCGCCTGCTTGACGGACACCGTGCGCCCGCGCGTGCGCTTGAAGAGGAGCGCGCCCGAGAACGCGGCCGAGAACGGCTCGACGCCGAGGCTCGCGAGGAGCGGATGCGCGTGCACGTCGCCCGCGTCGCGCGGATGCCAGAGCACCGCGCCGAAGCGGCGCGGATCGCGAAAGCGCAGCACGAACTCGTCGAAGATCCAGTCGACGTGATCGTGCTTCGCCGGCGCGGGCGGCGGCGCGTCGTTCGGCAGCACGCGCAGCGTGCCCGTCATGCCGAGATGGACGATGAACCATCCGGCGTCGACTTCGAACAGCAGGTACTTGCCGCGCCGCTCGACGCGCAGCACCTCGCGCAACCTGAGCAGCTCGGCGAAGCCGGCGGGCACGGGCCAGCGCAGCATGGCGGTGCGCACGTCGACGCGCTGCACGCGCCGCCCGGCGACGAACGGCTCGATGCCTCGGCGCGTAACCTCGACTTCCGGCAACTCTGGCATGTTTTACGGGTCTCTATCTGGCTGATGGCGATGGTGCGCGTATTGTAGCGAGCGCGTTACAATCGGCTGAAACATTGAACGGATTTCCATGACCTTGCCCTCGAAGCTGTCCCAGAAGCGCCTTGCCGCTGCGCGCGGCCCGCGCGCCGTTCCGGTGCGCCGCGCGATCGGCGCTGCGCTCGTCGCGGCGTGGGCGCTCGCCGCATTCCCCGCTCACGCGCAAGACGACGCAGGCGACGAAGCCCCTCCGGGCGCATTCGCGTCGACGCTGCCGGAAGAGCAGAAGGATCTGCCGAACATCGCGCTGACGAGCCAGATCGTCTACCAGGTGCTCGCGGCCGAGGTCGCGCTGCAACGCAATCTTCCCGCGCCCGCGTACCAGACCTACCTCGCGCTCTCGCGCGACACGCGCGATCCGCGCATGGCCCAGCGGGCGACCGAGATCGCGCTCGCCGCGCAGAGCCCGGCGGACGCGCTGACGGCCGCGAATCTGTGGCGCGAGTATTCGCCGGGCTCGCAGCGCGCCGCGCAGGTCGACGCCGCGCTCCTCGTGCTCGGCGGCAAGCCGGCCGAGGCGCAGCCAATGCTCGCGCAGGAACTCGCGCGCGCGACGGGCGACAGCCGCGGCCAGGCGATCATCGCGCTGCAGGCGCTGCTCGCGCGCGGACCGAACCGCGTCGGCGGCCTGACGGTGCTTCAGGATCTGCTGAAGAACGACATGAACCGGCCGGAGGCGCGGTTCGCGATCGCGCGCCAGCAGCTCGCGACCGACGACAAGGACGGCGCGACGCAATCGCTGAAGGAAGCGCTGCGCATCAAGCCCGATTATCTGCCGGCGGCGCTGATGCTGTCGCAGATGGGGCCGGACGAGCGCGCGGCCGGGGTTGCATCGTTCGAGAAGTTCGTTCAGCAGAATCCGAAGTCGCGCGACGGCCGCCTCGCGCTCGCGCAGTTGTATCTCGCCGACGATCGCCTCGACGACGCGCAGAAACAGTTCGACGCGATGCGCCGCAACGATTCGAGCGACCCGACGCCGCTGATGGCGATCGCGCTCATCAAGATCCAGCAGAAGCACCTCGACGACGCGACCGCGTACCTGAAGCAATACGTGAAGGTCGCGCAGAAGAAGCCGGGGGCGGACGTCGGGCAGGCGTACGTGTATCTCGCGCAGATCGCGCTCGACCAGAACAACGAGGCGCTCGCCGCGCAATGGCTCGACAAGGTCGACGAATCAAGCCAGCAATACGTGCCCGCGCAGGTCACGCGCGCGCAACTGTTGCAGAAGCAGGGCAAGACCGACGAAGCGCGCAAGCTGCTCGCGAACCTGCAGGCGTCCGATCCGCGCGACGCCGCGGTGATCGCGCGCACCGATGCGTCGATCCTCTTCACGTCGAGACGCTACAAGGAGGCCGCGGACCGGCTCGCGCAGGCGGTCGAGGATTTCCCGGACGATCCCGATCTGCGCTACGACTACGCGATGGCGTGCGAGAAGATCGGCCAGTACACGATGATGGAACAGCAGTTGCGCCTGCTGATGCGCGCGCAGCCGGACAATCCGCAGGCATACAACGCGCTCGGCTATTCGCTCGCCGACCGCAACCTGCGCCTGCAGGAAGCGAGCAAGCTGATCGAGAAGGCGAGCTCGCTCGCGCCGAACGACGCGTTCATCATGGACAGCCTCGGCTGGGTCAAGTACCGCCTCGGCGACACGGCGGGCGCGACGACGATCCTCAAACGCGCTTACGACCTGCAGCCGAACGCTGAAATCGGCGCGCATCTCGGCGAAGTGCTGTGGAAGAGCGGCTCGCGCGACGAAGCGCGCGCCGCGTGGCGCGCCGCGCAGAAGCTCGAGCCCGACAACGATACGCTCGTGCAGACGCTCAAGCGCCTTGAGGTAAACGGACTTTGATGACGATGCCGCGTTTTGCCCGGCCGCATGCGCGCAGCGCGCGCGGCTTCACCCTCGCCGCGGCGGCCGCGGCCGCCGTCGCGCTCGCCGGCTGCGCGACGCAGCCGCAGCGCGCGCCCGTCACCGCGCCGAACGCGCTGCAGACCGAGCAGAATCGCGCGTACACGGGCCGCTTCGCGGTCCAGTACCACGATCAGCTCGGCAATCCGCGCAACGTCTACGGCAATTTCGACTGGCAGCAGCAAGGCACGAACGTGTCGCTCGAACTGCGCAGCCCGCTCGGCCAGACGCTCGCGATCGTGAAGTCCGCGCCGGACGGCGCGTCGCTCGAATTGCCGAATCGTCAACCGCAATTCGCGCCCGACGTCGGCGAGCTGATGCAGCGCGCGCTCGGCTTCGCGCTGCCGCTCGACGGCCTGCGCTACTGGCTGCTGCCGACGCCGTCGCCCGCAACGCCCGCGACGACGGTGCGCGATCCGCAGGACGGCACGCGAATCAAGGAGATCCGCCAGGACGGCTGGACCATCGATTACCTCGCATACGCCGACGCGCCGGCCGCCGGCGTGAAACGCATCAATCTGGTGCGGCAGACGCCGCCCCTCGACATCAAGCTCGTGCTCGACCGCTGAACACGCGCTTTTGCCCGACCAAGCTGCCTTAGCATGACCGATACGACCCGCTCGCTGCGCGACTGCCTCGCCCCGGCGAAACTGAACCTGTTCCTGCACATCACGGGCCGCCGCCCGGACGGTTACCACGAGCTGCAAAGCGTGTTCCAGCTACTCGACTGGGGCGACACGCTGCATTTCACGCTGCGCGACGACGGCAAGGTGTCGCGCAAGACCGACGTGCCGGGCGTGCCCGAGGAAACCGATCTCGTCGTGCGCGCGGCGTCGCTGCTGAAAGCGCACGCGGGCGTGGCGGCGGGCGTCGACATCGAGATCGACAAGCGGCTGCCGATGGGCGCGGGCCTCGGCGGCGGCAGCTCGGACGCGGCGACGACCTTGCTTGCGCTCAACCGCCTCTGGAAGCTCGACTTGCCGCGCGCAACGCTGCAATCGCTCGCAGTGAAGCTCGGCGCCGACGTGCCGTTCTTCGTCTTCGGAAAAAATGCATTCGCAGAGGGTATCGGGGAAACGCTACAAGCTGTAGAATTACCGGCTCGCTGGTTCCTGGTTGTGACGCCACGGGTTCACGTTCCGACAGCAGCGATTTTTTCCGAAAAATCGTTGACAAGAAATTCGAAACCCATCACAATTACGGACTTTCTTGCACAGCGAAACTGCACTGCAGGATGGCCAGACAGCTTCGGCCGGAATGACATGCAGCAGGTTGTGACAAGCAAGTACGCGGAAGTTGCAAAGGTGGTCGAGTGGTTTTATAATCTGACCCCCGCGCGGATGACCGGCTCTGGAGCAAGTGTGTTTGCGGCGTTCAAGAGCAAGGCTGAAGCAGAAGCGGCGCAAGCCAAACTGCCGGCCGGCTGGAATAGCGCAGTTGCCGAGAGCTTGGGTGAACATCCATTCTTCGCTTTCGCGTCATAAAGTTTCGCTCCATCGGATGGCCTACACTTCCGATGGAGCCAAAAGTTTAGTGTAGGGGAGTCGCCAAGTTGGTCAAGGCACCGGATTTTGATTCCGGCATGCGAGGGTTCGAGTCCTTCCTCCCCTGCCAAAATTTCTTTCCCGCATTTCCCGCCTAAGCCTGAAGCAGGTGCACGATGAGCAGCCATGACGGCCTGATGGTTTTTACTGGCAACGCCAATCCCGCGCTTGCTCAGGAAGTCGTCAAAATTCTTGGTATTCCCCTCGGCAAAGCGATGGTCAGCCGTTTCTCCGACGGCGAGATTCAGGTCGAAATCCAGGAAAACGTGCGCGGCAAGGACGTCTTCGTCCTGCAATCGACGTGTGCGCCGACGAACGACAACCTGATGGAACTGATGATCATGGTCGATGCGCTCAAGCGCGCATCCGCCGGCCGGATCACCGCCGCCATCCCCTACTTCGGCTACGCGCGCCAGGATCGCCGCCCGCGCTCGGCGCGCGTCGCGATCTCCGCGAAGATCGTCGCGAACATGCTGGAAATCGCCGGCGTCGAGCGGATCATCACGATGGATCTGCACGCCGACCAGATTCAAGGCTTCTTCGACATCCCCGTCGACAACATCTATGCGACGCCGATCCTCCTGGGCGACCTGCGCAAGCAGAACTACCCGGATCTGCTCGTCGTGTCGCCGGACGTCGGCGGCGTCGTGCGCGCCCGCGCGCTCGCGAAGCAACTGAACTGCGACCTGGCGATCATCGACAAGCGTCGTCCGAAGGCGAACGTCGCCGAAGTGATGAACATCATCGGTGAAGTCGAAGGCCGCACCTGCGTGATCATGGACGACATGGTCGACACGGCGGGCACGCTCTGCAAGGCCGCGCAAGTGCTGAAGGAGCGCGGCGCGAAGCAGGTGTTCGCGTATGCGACGCACCCGGTGCTGTCGGGCGGCGCGGCAGACCGGATCGCCGCTTCGGCGCTCGACGAGCTCGTCGTCACCGATACGATTCCGCTGTCCGCCGAATCGCTCGCGTGCTCGAAGGTCCGCGCGCTGTCGAGCGCGGGCCTCCTCGCCGAGACGTTTTCGCGGATCCGCCGCGGCGATTCGGTGATGTCGCTGTTCGCGGAATCGTAGAGCGATCCGCCGCAAAATGGTTTAGCGCAAAAAGCGAAGCGACGAGCTTCGCTTTTTGCACAATCGGCCGGGACCGACGAACCCCCGGCCATCGATCGGGGGCCTCATGCTGTCGCAGGGTCCCGTTTTACTGCCTGGTCGCGGGCAGCACATGGAGAAACACATGAAAGTCGTCGCTTTCGAGCGCCAACAGCAAGGTACGGGTGCGAGCCGCCGCCTGCGCAACGCCGGTAAGACCACGGGTATCGTGTACGGCGGTGAAGCAGCCCCGCAAATGATCGAGCTCGATCACAACGCCCTGTGGCACGCGCTGAAGAAGGAAGCCTTCCACTCGTCGATCCTCGATCTCGAGGTGGCCGGCAAGTCGCAACGCGTCCTGCTGCGTGACGTGCAATACCATCCGTTCCGTCAGCTCGTGCTGCACGTGGACTTCCAGCGCATCGATCCGAAGAAGAAGCTGCACACGAAGGTGCCGCTGCACTTCCTGAACGCGGAAACGAGCCCGGCCGTGAAGCTGTCGAGCGCGGTCGTATCGCACGTCGTGACGGAAATCGAAATCGAGTGCCTGCCGGCCGACCTGCCGGAATTCCTCGAAGTCGATCTGTCGAAGATCGAAGCGGGCCAATCGCTGCACGTGAAGGACATCGCGCTGCCGAACGGCGTCGCGCTGACCCCGCACGTCGACGCGGAAAACCCCGTGGTCGCCTTGGCGACGATCCCGGCTGGCGCCGTGTCGGAAGAAGCGGCTGCGGGCGAAGGCGAAACGCCGGCTGCCTGAGCGCCCTTCGGACCCGCCTTTCGAACCGTTTCGCACGACGGTCGACGAGACCCGCCGCGGCTTGCCCGGCGGGTTTTTTCATTTTGCAGCCCGCGAGGGCGAGCCCTGACGGGCAAGCATTCATCATGATCAAACTGATCGTCGGCCTCGGCAATCCCGGGGCGGAATACACGGCGACGCGCCACAACGTGGGCTTCTGGCTCGTCGACCAGCTCGCGCGCGAAGCCGGCACGACGCTGCGCGACGAGCGGCGCTTCCACGGCTTGTACGCGAAGGCGCGCCTCTTCGGCGACGAAGTGCATCTGCTCGAGCCGCAGACGTACATGAACCGTTCCGGCCAATCGGTCGTCGCGCTCGCGCATTTCTTCAAGCTCCTGCCGAACGAAATCCTCGTCGCGCACGACGAGCTGGACTTGCCTCCCGGCACGGTCAAGCTGAAGCTCGGCGGCGGCAGCGGCGGCCACAACGGCCTGAAGGACATCTCCGCGCACCTGTCTTCGCAACAATACTGGCGGCTGCGGATCGGCATCGGCCATCCGCGCGACCTGATTCCCGAAAGCGTGCGCGCGGGCGCGAAGCCCGATGTCGCGAACTTCGTGCTGAAGCCGCCGCGCAAGGAAGAGCAGGACGTGATCGACGCCGCGATCGAGCGCGCGCTCGCCGTGATGCCGACCATCGTCAAGGGCGAGACCGAGCGCGCGATGATGCAGTTGCATCGCAACGGCGCGTGAGCCGCGCGCATCGGTTAAGCTCGTCGTTTTATCGCATCAGGAGCCACGTGGTGAGCCGTTACTGGAGCGACATCGTCCATCAACTCGAGCCGTACGTGCCGGGCGAGCAGCCGGCGCTCGCGCATCCCGTCAAGCTGAACACGAACGAGAATCCGTATCCGCCGTCGCCGCGCGCGGTCGACGCGATCCGGCGCGAGCTCGGCGACACGGGCGAGGCGCTGCGCCGCTATCCCGACCCCGTCGCGCGCAAGCTGCGCGAAGCGGTTGCCGCCCACCACGGGATCGCGCCCGAGCAGGTGTTCGCCGGCAACGGCTCCGACGAAGTGCTGGCGCACGTGTTCCAAGCGCTCTTGCGGCACGACAGGCCGCTGCGCTTCCCGGACATCACGTACAGCTTCTATCCGACCTATGCGCGGCTCTATCGCGTCGAATACCAGACGGTGCCGCTCGCCGAGGATTTCTCGATCGTCGTCGACGACTATCTCGACGACGCCGGCTGCGTGCTGTTCCCGAATCCGAACGCGCCGACGGGCCGCGCGCTGCCGCTTGCCGACATCGAGCGGATCGTCGCCGCGAATCCGGGCTCGGTCGTCGTGATCGACGAGGCGTATGTCGACTTCGGCGCGGAATCGGCCGTGTCGCTGATCTCGCGCTACCCGAACCTGCTCGTCGTGCATACCGCGTCGAAGGCGCGCTCGCTCGCCGGCATGCGCGTCGGCTTCGCGTTCGGCGACGCCGCGCTGATCGACGCGCTCACGCGCGTGAAGGACAGCTTCAACTCGTACCCGCTCGACCGTCTCGCGCAGGTCGCGACGCAGGCGTCGTACGAGGACGCCGCGTGGTTCGAGGCGACGCGCAAGCAGGTGATCGCGAGCCGGGAGCGGCTCGTCGCCGCACTCGCCGCACTCG contains:
- the hisC gene encoding histidinol-phosphate transaminase — translated: MSRYWSDIVHQLEPYVPGEQPALAHPVKLNTNENPYPPSPRAVDAIRRELGDTGEALRRYPDPVARKLREAVAAHHGIAPEQVFAGNGSDEVLAHVFQALLRHDRPLRFPDITYSFYPTYARLYRVEYQTVPLAEDFSIVVDDYLDDAGCVLFPNPNAPTGRALPLADIERIVAANPGSVVVIDEAYVDFGAESAVSLISRYPNLLVVHTASKARSLAGMRVGFAFGDAALIDALTRVKDSFNSYPLDRLAQVATQASYEDAAWFEATRKQVIASRERLVAALAALGFDIVPSAANFVFARHPRHDAATLATQLKQREIFVRHFKLPRIDQHLRITVGTDAECDALVAALRELLA